Proteins encoded together in one Coffea arabica cultivar ET-39 chromosome 2c, Coffea Arabica ET-39 HiFi, whole genome shotgun sequence window:
- the LOC113728216 gene encoding heterogeneous nuclear ribonucleoprotein Q isoform X4: MAAMAENAEIDDRVDFDDDNYIEEEDDVEEQMEDEGAGEGAEEIGEDQDEQHEDLQPGDSGKEQVFEGVRNDLGAELAENVGNPNSSNDVVENDEHAELLGLPPHGSEVFIGGLPRDVSEIDLKNLCESIGEIFEIRVMKNRDTGESKGFAFVAFKTKDVAQKAIEVLHNKEFKGRTLRCSLSETKYRLFIGNIPKVLTDNDFRKVIDDTGPGAETIELIKDPHNPNRNRGFAFVEYYNNACADYSRQKLSNTSFKLEGNTPTVTWADPKITPDHSAAAAQVKALYVKNIPENTSIEQLKELFQQHGEVTKVIMPPAKSGGKRDFGFVHYAERSSALKAIKETEKYDINGQVLEVVLAKPQSEKKFDVAHHSPSSAPLPNFIPPSGYGGFPMNPFGQVAPGYGAVAGFQQPMIYGRGPMPAGMQMVPMVLPDGQIGYVLQQPGIQMPPVRPRRNDRGNGAGRGGTSASSDDTGRNRRYRPY, encoded by the exons ATGGCTG CCATGGCTGAGAATGCTGAAATTGATGATCGAGtggattttgatgatgacaactatattgaagaagaagatgatgttGAGGAACAGATGGAAGATGAAGGTGCAGGAGAGGGGGCTGAAGAAATTGGCGAAGACCAAGATGAACAACATGAGGACTTGCAACCTGGGGATTCTGGGAAAGAGCAGGTATTCGAAGGCGTCAGGAACGACCTTGGTGCTGAACTTGCAGAAAACGTGGGAAACCCGAATTCCTCCAATGATGTGGTAGAGAATGATGAACATGCTGAACTTCTTGGCCTTCCTCCTCATGGTTCTGAAGTATTTATTGGTGGACTTCCCAGAGATGTTTCCGAAATTGACCTCAAGAATCTTTGTGAATccattggtgaaatttttgag ATAAGAGTAATGAAAAATAGGGATACTGGTGAAAGCAAGGGTTTTGCTTTTGTGGCATTCAAAACAAAAGATGTTGCTCAAAAGGCCATTGAAGTACTACATAACAAAGAGTTCAAG GGAAGAACCTTAAGGTGTTCACTGTCAGAAACAAAATACCGATTGTTCATTGGCAACATCCCTAAGGTTTTGACTGATAATGACTTCAGAAAAGTCATTGATGACACTGGTCCTGGAGCCGAAACGATTGAGCTTATAAAG GATCCACATAATCCAAATCGTAATCGTGGGTTTGCTTTTGTTGAATATTACAATAATGCCTGTGCTGATTATTCAAGGCAAAAATTGTCTAATACTAGTTTTAAGCTAGAGGGCAATACCCCAACTGTCACCTGGGCTGATCCAAAGATCACACCTGATCATTCAGCTGCTGCTGCTCAG GTCAAGGCTCTTTATGTGAAGAACATACCTGAGAACACCTCTATTGAACAGTTGAAGGAACTGTTCCAGCAGCATGGGGAAGTCACTAAAGTCATTATGCCGCCTGCCAAAAGTGGAGGCAAACGGGATTTTGGCTTTGTCCATTATGCAGAGAGGTCAAGTGCTTTGAAGGCAATCAAAGAAACAGAAAAATATGATATTAATG GCCAAGTATTGGAAGTGGTCCTTGCAAAGCCTCAGAGCGAAAAGAAGTTTGATGTGGCTCATCATTCTCCCAGTTCTGCACCTCTTCCTAATTTTATCCCTCCTTCTGGGTATGGTGGTTTTCCCATGAATCCATTTGGCCAAGTAGCTCCTGGATACGGTGCGGTGGCTGGATTTCAGCAG CCTATGATATATGGCAGGGGTCCAATGCCGGCAGGGATGCAGATGGTGCCAATGGTTCTCCCAGATGGGCAAATTGGCTATGTTCT TCAGCAGCCCGGCATACAGATGCCGCCAGTCCGACCTCGTAGGAATGATAGGGGCAATGGCGCTGGCCGAGGAGGAACAAGTGCCAGCAGTGATGACACTGGGCGCAACAGGCGGTATCGGCCATACTAG
- the LOC113728216 gene encoding heterogeneous nuclear ribonucleoprotein Q isoform X3, translating to MAAMAENAEIDDRVDFDDDNYIEEEDDVEEQMEDEGAGEGAEEIGEDQDEQHEDLQPGDSGKEQVFEGVRNDLGAELAENVGNPNSSNDVVENDEHAELLGLPPHGSEVFIGGLPRDVSEIDLKNLCESIGEIFEIRVMKNRDTGESKGFAFVAFKTKDVAQKAIEVLHNKEFKGRTLRCSLSETKYRLFIGNIPKVLTDNDFRKVIDDTGPGAETIELIKDPHNPNRNRGFAFVEYYNNACADYSRQKLSNTSFKLEGNTPTVTWADPKITPDHSAAAAQVKALYVKNIPENTSIEQLKELFQQHGEVTKVIMPPAKSGGKRDFGFVHYAERSSALKAIKETEKYDINGQVLEVVLAKPQSEKKFDVAHHSPSSAPLPNFIPPSGYGGFPMNPFGQVAPGYGAVAGFQQPMIYGRGPMPAGMQMVPMVLPDGQIGYVLSQQPGIQMPPVRPRRNDRGNGAGRGGTSASSDDTGRNRRYRPY from the exons ATGGCTG CCATGGCTGAGAATGCTGAAATTGATGATCGAGtggattttgatgatgacaactatattgaagaagaagatgatgttGAGGAACAGATGGAAGATGAAGGTGCAGGAGAGGGGGCTGAAGAAATTGGCGAAGACCAAGATGAACAACATGAGGACTTGCAACCTGGGGATTCTGGGAAAGAGCAGGTATTCGAAGGCGTCAGGAACGACCTTGGTGCTGAACTTGCAGAAAACGTGGGAAACCCGAATTCCTCCAATGATGTGGTAGAGAATGATGAACATGCTGAACTTCTTGGCCTTCCTCCTCATGGTTCTGAAGTATTTATTGGTGGACTTCCCAGAGATGTTTCCGAAATTGACCTCAAGAATCTTTGTGAATccattggtgaaatttttgag ATAAGAGTAATGAAAAATAGGGATACTGGTGAAAGCAAGGGTTTTGCTTTTGTGGCATTCAAAACAAAAGATGTTGCTCAAAAGGCCATTGAAGTACTACATAACAAAGAGTTCAAG GGAAGAACCTTAAGGTGTTCACTGTCAGAAACAAAATACCGATTGTTCATTGGCAACATCCCTAAGGTTTTGACTGATAATGACTTCAGAAAAGTCATTGATGACACTGGTCCTGGAGCCGAAACGATTGAGCTTATAAAG GATCCACATAATCCAAATCGTAATCGTGGGTTTGCTTTTGTTGAATATTACAATAATGCCTGTGCTGATTATTCAAGGCAAAAATTGTCTAATACTAGTTTTAAGCTAGAGGGCAATACCCCAACTGTCACCTGGGCTGATCCAAAGATCACACCTGATCATTCAGCTGCTGCTGCTCAG GTCAAGGCTCTTTATGTGAAGAACATACCTGAGAACACCTCTATTGAACAGTTGAAGGAACTGTTCCAGCAGCATGGGGAAGTCACTAAAGTCATTATGCCGCCTGCCAAAAGTGGAGGCAAACGGGATTTTGGCTTTGTCCATTATGCAGAGAGGTCAAGTGCTTTGAAGGCAATCAAAGAAACAGAAAAATATGATATTAATG GCCAAGTATTGGAAGTGGTCCTTGCAAAGCCTCAGAGCGAAAAGAAGTTTGATGTGGCTCATCATTCTCCCAGTTCTGCACCTCTTCCTAATTTTATCCCTCCTTCTGGGTATGGTGGTTTTCCCATGAATCCATTTGGCCAAGTAGCTCCTGGATACGGTGCGGTGGCTGGATTTCAGCAG CCTATGATATATGGCAGGGGTCCAATGCCGGCAGGGATGCAGATGGTGCCAATGGTTCTCCCAGATGGGCAAATTGGCTATGTTCT CAGTCAGCAGCCCGGCATACAGATGCCGCCAGTCCGACCTCGTAGGAATGATAGGGGCAATGGCGCTGGCCGAGGAGGAACAAGTGCCAGCAGTGATGACACTGGGCGCAACAGGCGGTATCGGCCATACTAG
- the LOC113728216 gene encoding heterogeneous nuclear ribonucleoprotein Q isoform X5 has protein sequence MAENAEIDDRVDFDDDNYIEEEDDVEEQMEDEGAGEGAEEIGEDQDEQHEDLQPGDSGKEQVFEGVRNDLGAELAENVGNPNSSNDVVENDEHAELLGLPPHGSEVFIGGLPRDVSEIDLKNLCESIGEIFEIRVMKNRDTGESKGFAFVAFKTKDVAQKAIEVLHNKEFKGRTLRCSLSETKYRLFIGNIPKVLTDNDFRKVIDDTGPGAETIELIKDPHNPNRNRGFAFVEYYNNACADYSRQKLSNTSFKLEGNTPTVTWADPKITPDHSAAAAQVKALYVKNIPENTSIEQLKELFQQHGEVTKVIMPPAKSGGKRDFGFVHYAERSSALKAIKETEKYDINGQVLEVVLAKPQSEKKFDVAHHSPSSAPLPNFIPPSGYGGFPMNPFGQVAPGYGAVAGFQQQPMIYGRGPMPAGMQMVPMVLPDGQIGYVLSQQPGIQMPPVRPRRNDRGNGAGRGGTSASSDDTGRNRRYRPY, from the exons ATGGCTGAGAATGCTGAAATTGATGATCGAGtggattttgatgatgacaactatattgaagaagaagatgatgttGAGGAACAGATGGAAGATGAAGGTGCAGGAGAGGGGGCTGAAGAAATTGGCGAAGACCAAGATGAACAACATGAGGACTTGCAACCTGGGGATTCTGGGAAAGAGCAGGTATTCGAAGGCGTCAGGAACGACCTTGGTGCTGAACTTGCAGAAAACGTGGGAAACCCGAATTCCTCCAATGATGTGGTAGAGAATGATGAACATGCTGAACTTCTTGGCCTTCCTCCTCATGGTTCTGAAGTATTTATTGGTGGACTTCCCAGAGATGTTTCCGAAATTGACCTCAAGAATCTTTGTGAATccattggtgaaatttttgag ATAAGAGTAATGAAAAATAGGGATACTGGTGAAAGCAAGGGTTTTGCTTTTGTGGCATTCAAAACAAAAGATGTTGCTCAAAAGGCCATTGAAGTACTACATAACAAAGAGTTCAAG GGAAGAACCTTAAGGTGTTCACTGTCAGAAACAAAATACCGATTGTTCATTGGCAACATCCCTAAGGTTTTGACTGATAATGACTTCAGAAAAGTCATTGATGACACTGGTCCTGGAGCCGAAACGATTGAGCTTATAAAG GATCCACATAATCCAAATCGTAATCGTGGGTTTGCTTTTGTTGAATATTACAATAATGCCTGTGCTGATTATTCAAGGCAAAAATTGTCTAATACTAGTTTTAAGCTAGAGGGCAATACCCCAACTGTCACCTGGGCTGATCCAAAGATCACACCTGATCATTCAGCTGCTGCTGCTCAG GTCAAGGCTCTTTATGTGAAGAACATACCTGAGAACACCTCTATTGAACAGTTGAAGGAACTGTTCCAGCAGCATGGGGAAGTCACTAAAGTCATTATGCCGCCTGCCAAAAGTGGAGGCAAACGGGATTTTGGCTTTGTCCATTATGCAGAGAGGTCAAGTGCTTTGAAGGCAATCAAAGAAACAGAAAAATATGATATTAATG GCCAAGTATTGGAAGTGGTCCTTGCAAAGCCTCAGAGCGAAAAGAAGTTTGATGTGGCTCATCATTCTCCCAGTTCTGCACCTCTTCCTAATTTTATCCCTCCTTCTGGGTATGGTGGTTTTCCCATGAATCCATTTGGCCAAGTAGCTCCTGGATACGGTGCGGTGGCTGGATTTCAGCAG CAGCCTATGATATATGGCAGGGGTCCAATGCCGGCAGGGATGCAGATGGTGCCAATGGTTCTCCCAGATGGGCAAATTGGCTATGTTCT CAGTCAGCAGCCCGGCATACAGATGCCGCCAGTCCGACCTCGTAGGAATGATAGGGGCAATGGCGCTGGCCGAGGAGGAACAAGTGCCAGCAGTGATGACACTGGGCGCAACAGGCGGTATCGGCCATACTAG
- the LOC113728216 gene encoding heterogeneous nuclear ribonucleoprotein Q isoform X2, with protein MAAMAENAEIDDRVDFDDDNYIEEEDDVEEQMEDEGAGEGAEEIGEDQDEQHEDLQPGDSGKEQVFEGVRNDLGAELAENVGNPNSSNDVVENDEHAELLGLPPHGSEVFIGGLPRDVSEIDLKNLCESIGEIFEIRVMKNRDTGESKGFAFVAFKTKDVAQKAIEVLHNKEFKGRTLRCSLSETKYRLFIGNIPKVLTDNDFRKVIDDTGPGAETIELIKDPHNPNRNRGFAFVEYYNNACADYSRQKLSNTSFKLEGNTPTVTWADPKITPDHSAAAAQVKALYVKNIPENTSIEQLKELFQQHGEVTKVIMPPAKSGGKRDFGFVHYAERSSALKAIKETEKYDINGQVLEVVLAKPQSEKKFDVAHHSPSSAPLPNFIPPSGYGGFPMNPFGQVAPGYGAVAGFQQQPMIYGRGPMPAGMQMVPMVLPDGQIGYVLQQPGIQMPPVRPRRNDRGNGAGRGGTSASSDDTGRNRRYRPY; from the exons ATGGCTG CCATGGCTGAGAATGCTGAAATTGATGATCGAGtggattttgatgatgacaactatattgaagaagaagatgatgttGAGGAACAGATGGAAGATGAAGGTGCAGGAGAGGGGGCTGAAGAAATTGGCGAAGACCAAGATGAACAACATGAGGACTTGCAACCTGGGGATTCTGGGAAAGAGCAGGTATTCGAAGGCGTCAGGAACGACCTTGGTGCTGAACTTGCAGAAAACGTGGGAAACCCGAATTCCTCCAATGATGTGGTAGAGAATGATGAACATGCTGAACTTCTTGGCCTTCCTCCTCATGGTTCTGAAGTATTTATTGGTGGACTTCCCAGAGATGTTTCCGAAATTGACCTCAAGAATCTTTGTGAATccattggtgaaatttttgag ATAAGAGTAATGAAAAATAGGGATACTGGTGAAAGCAAGGGTTTTGCTTTTGTGGCATTCAAAACAAAAGATGTTGCTCAAAAGGCCATTGAAGTACTACATAACAAAGAGTTCAAG GGAAGAACCTTAAGGTGTTCACTGTCAGAAACAAAATACCGATTGTTCATTGGCAACATCCCTAAGGTTTTGACTGATAATGACTTCAGAAAAGTCATTGATGACACTGGTCCTGGAGCCGAAACGATTGAGCTTATAAAG GATCCACATAATCCAAATCGTAATCGTGGGTTTGCTTTTGTTGAATATTACAATAATGCCTGTGCTGATTATTCAAGGCAAAAATTGTCTAATACTAGTTTTAAGCTAGAGGGCAATACCCCAACTGTCACCTGGGCTGATCCAAAGATCACACCTGATCATTCAGCTGCTGCTGCTCAG GTCAAGGCTCTTTATGTGAAGAACATACCTGAGAACACCTCTATTGAACAGTTGAAGGAACTGTTCCAGCAGCATGGGGAAGTCACTAAAGTCATTATGCCGCCTGCCAAAAGTGGAGGCAAACGGGATTTTGGCTTTGTCCATTATGCAGAGAGGTCAAGTGCTTTGAAGGCAATCAAAGAAACAGAAAAATATGATATTAATG GCCAAGTATTGGAAGTGGTCCTTGCAAAGCCTCAGAGCGAAAAGAAGTTTGATGTGGCTCATCATTCTCCCAGTTCTGCACCTCTTCCTAATTTTATCCCTCCTTCTGGGTATGGTGGTTTTCCCATGAATCCATTTGGCCAAGTAGCTCCTGGATACGGTGCGGTGGCTGGATTTCAGCAG CAGCCTATGATATATGGCAGGGGTCCAATGCCGGCAGGGATGCAGATGGTGCCAATGGTTCTCCCAGATGGGCAAATTGGCTATGTTCT TCAGCAGCCCGGCATACAGATGCCGCCAGTCCGACCTCGTAGGAATGATAGGGGCAATGGCGCTGGCCGAGGAGGAACAAGTGCCAGCAGTGATGACACTGGGCGCAACAGGCGGTATCGGCCATACTAG
- the LOC113728216 gene encoding heterogeneous nuclear ribonucleoprotein Q isoform X1, protein MAAMAENAEIDDRVDFDDDNYIEEEDDVEEQMEDEGAGEGAEEIGEDQDEQHEDLQPGDSGKEQVFEGVRNDLGAELAENVGNPNSSNDVVENDEHAELLGLPPHGSEVFIGGLPRDVSEIDLKNLCESIGEIFEIRVMKNRDTGESKGFAFVAFKTKDVAQKAIEVLHNKEFKGRTLRCSLSETKYRLFIGNIPKVLTDNDFRKVIDDTGPGAETIELIKDPHNPNRNRGFAFVEYYNNACADYSRQKLSNTSFKLEGNTPTVTWADPKITPDHSAAAAQVKALYVKNIPENTSIEQLKELFQQHGEVTKVIMPPAKSGGKRDFGFVHYAERSSALKAIKETEKYDINGQVLEVVLAKPQSEKKFDVAHHSPSSAPLPNFIPPSGYGGFPMNPFGQVAPGYGAVAGFQQQPMIYGRGPMPAGMQMVPMVLPDGQIGYVLSQQPGIQMPPVRPRRNDRGNGAGRGGTSASSDDTGRNRRYRPY, encoded by the exons ATGGCTG CCATGGCTGAGAATGCTGAAATTGATGATCGAGtggattttgatgatgacaactatattgaagaagaagatgatgttGAGGAACAGATGGAAGATGAAGGTGCAGGAGAGGGGGCTGAAGAAATTGGCGAAGACCAAGATGAACAACATGAGGACTTGCAACCTGGGGATTCTGGGAAAGAGCAGGTATTCGAAGGCGTCAGGAACGACCTTGGTGCTGAACTTGCAGAAAACGTGGGAAACCCGAATTCCTCCAATGATGTGGTAGAGAATGATGAACATGCTGAACTTCTTGGCCTTCCTCCTCATGGTTCTGAAGTATTTATTGGTGGACTTCCCAGAGATGTTTCCGAAATTGACCTCAAGAATCTTTGTGAATccattggtgaaatttttgag ATAAGAGTAATGAAAAATAGGGATACTGGTGAAAGCAAGGGTTTTGCTTTTGTGGCATTCAAAACAAAAGATGTTGCTCAAAAGGCCATTGAAGTACTACATAACAAAGAGTTCAAG GGAAGAACCTTAAGGTGTTCACTGTCAGAAACAAAATACCGATTGTTCATTGGCAACATCCCTAAGGTTTTGACTGATAATGACTTCAGAAAAGTCATTGATGACACTGGTCCTGGAGCCGAAACGATTGAGCTTATAAAG GATCCACATAATCCAAATCGTAATCGTGGGTTTGCTTTTGTTGAATATTACAATAATGCCTGTGCTGATTATTCAAGGCAAAAATTGTCTAATACTAGTTTTAAGCTAGAGGGCAATACCCCAACTGTCACCTGGGCTGATCCAAAGATCACACCTGATCATTCAGCTGCTGCTGCTCAG GTCAAGGCTCTTTATGTGAAGAACATACCTGAGAACACCTCTATTGAACAGTTGAAGGAACTGTTCCAGCAGCATGGGGAAGTCACTAAAGTCATTATGCCGCCTGCCAAAAGTGGAGGCAAACGGGATTTTGGCTTTGTCCATTATGCAGAGAGGTCAAGTGCTTTGAAGGCAATCAAAGAAACAGAAAAATATGATATTAATG GCCAAGTATTGGAAGTGGTCCTTGCAAAGCCTCAGAGCGAAAAGAAGTTTGATGTGGCTCATCATTCTCCCAGTTCTGCACCTCTTCCTAATTTTATCCCTCCTTCTGGGTATGGTGGTTTTCCCATGAATCCATTTGGCCAAGTAGCTCCTGGATACGGTGCGGTGGCTGGATTTCAGCAG CAGCCTATGATATATGGCAGGGGTCCAATGCCGGCAGGGATGCAGATGGTGCCAATGGTTCTCCCAGATGGGCAAATTGGCTATGTTCT CAGTCAGCAGCCCGGCATACAGATGCCGCCAGTCCGACCTCGTAGGAATGATAGGGGCAATGGCGCTGGCCGAGGAGGAACAAGTGCCAGCAGTGATGACACTGGGCGCAACAGGCGGTATCGGCCATACTAG
- the LOC113728216 gene encoding heterogeneous nuclear ribonucleoprotein Q isoform X6, with product MAAMAENAEIDDRVDFDDDNYIEEEDDVEEQMEDEGAGEGAEEIGEDQDEQHEDLQPGDSGKEQVFEGVRNDLGAELAENVGNPNSSNDVVENDEHAELLGLPPHGSEVFIGGLPRDVSEIDLKNLCESIGEIFEIRVMKNRDTGESKGFAFVAFKTKDVAQKAIEVLHNKEFKGRTLRCSLSETKYRLFIGNIPKVLTDNDFRKVIDDTGPGAETIELIKDPHNPNRNRGFAFVEYYNNACADYSRQKLSNTSFKLEGNTPTVTWADPKITPDHSAAAAQVKALYVKNIPENTSIEQLKELFQQHGEVTKVIMPPAKSGGKRDFGFVHYAERSSALKAIKETEKYDINGQVLEVVLAKPQSEKKFDVAHHSPSSAPLPNFIPPSGYGGFPMNPFGQVAPGYGAVAGFQQGSNAGRDADGANGSPRWANWLCSQSAARHTDAASPTS from the exons ATGGCTG CCATGGCTGAGAATGCTGAAATTGATGATCGAGtggattttgatgatgacaactatattgaagaagaagatgatgttGAGGAACAGATGGAAGATGAAGGTGCAGGAGAGGGGGCTGAAGAAATTGGCGAAGACCAAGATGAACAACATGAGGACTTGCAACCTGGGGATTCTGGGAAAGAGCAGGTATTCGAAGGCGTCAGGAACGACCTTGGTGCTGAACTTGCAGAAAACGTGGGAAACCCGAATTCCTCCAATGATGTGGTAGAGAATGATGAACATGCTGAACTTCTTGGCCTTCCTCCTCATGGTTCTGAAGTATTTATTGGTGGACTTCCCAGAGATGTTTCCGAAATTGACCTCAAGAATCTTTGTGAATccattggtgaaatttttgag ATAAGAGTAATGAAAAATAGGGATACTGGTGAAAGCAAGGGTTTTGCTTTTGTGGCATTCAAAACAAAAGATGTTGCTCAAAAGGCCATTGAAGTACTACATAACAAAGAGTTCAAG GGAAGAACCTTAAGGTGTTCACTGTCAGAAACAAAATACCGATTGTTCATTGGCAACATCCCTAAGGTTTTGACTGATAATGACTTCAGAAAAGTCATTGATGACACTGGTCCTGGAGCCGAAACGATTGAGCTTATAAAG GATCCACATAATCCAAATCGTAATCGTGGGTTTGCTTTTGTTGAATATTACAATAATGCCTGTGCTGATTATTCAAGGCAAAAATTGTCTAATACTAGTTTTAAGCTAGAGGGCAATACCCCAACTGTCACCTGGGCTGATCCAAAGATCACACCTGATCATTCAGCTGCTGCTGCTCAG GTCAAGGCTCTTTATGTGAAGAACATACCTGAGAACACCTCTATTGAACAGTTGAAGGAACTGTTCCAGCAGCATGGGGAAGTCACTAAAGTCATTATGCCGCCTGCCAAAAGTGGAGGCAAACGGGATTTTGGCTTTGTCCATTATGCAGAGAGGTCAAGTGCTTTGAAGGCAATCAAAGAAACAGAAAAATATGATATTAATG GCCAAGTATTGGAAGTGGTCCTTGCAAAGCCTCAGAGCGAAAAGAAGTTTGATGTGGCTCATCATTCTCCCAGTTCTGCACCTCTTCCTAATTTTATCCCTCCTTCTGGGTATGGTGGTTTTCCCATGAATCCATTTGGCCAAGTAGCTCCTGGATACGGTGCGGTGGCTGGATTTCAGCAG GGGTCCAATGCCGGCAGGGATGCAGATGGTGCCAATGGTTCTCCCAGATGGGCAAATTGGCTATGTTCT CAGTCAGCAGCCCGGCATACAGATGCCGCCAGTCCGACCTCGTAG
- the LOC113728216 gene encoding heterogeneous nuclear ribonucleoprotein Q isoform X7 — protein MAAMAENAEIDDRVDFDDDNYIEEEDDVEEQMEDEGAGEGAEEIGEDQDEQHEDLQPGDSGKEQVFEGVRNDLGAELAENVGNPNSSNDVVENDEHAELLGLPPHGSEVFIGGLPRDVSEIDLKNLCESIGEIFEIRVMKNRDTGESKGFAFVAFKTKDVAQKAIEVLHNKEFKGRTLRCSLSETKYRLFIGNIPKVLTDNDFRKVIDDTGPGAETIELIKDPHNPNRNRGFAFVEYYNNACADYSRQKLSNTSFKLEGNTPTVTWADPKITPDHSAAAAQVKALYVKNIPENTSIEQLKELFQQHGEVTKVIMPPAKSGGKRDFGFVHYAERSSALKAIKETEKYDINGQVLEVVLAKPQSEKKFDVAHHSPSSAPLPNFIPPSGYGGFPMNPFGQVAPGYGAVAGFQQGSNAGRDADGANGSPRWANWLCSSAARHTDAASPTS, from the exons ATGGCTG CCATGGCTGAGAATGCTGAAATTGATGATCGAGtggattttgatgatgacaactatattgaagaagaagatgatgttGAGGAACAGATGGAAGATGAAGGTGCAGGAGAGGGGGCTGAAGAAATTGGCGAAGACCAAGATGAACAACATGAGGACTTGCAACCTGGGGATTCTGGGAAAGAGCAGGTATTCGAAGGCGTCAGGAACGACCTTGGTGCTGAACTTGCAGAAAACGTGGGAAACCCGAATTCCTCCAATGATGTGGTAGAGAATGATGAACATGCTGAACTTCTTGGCCTTCCTCCTCATGGTTCTGAAGTATTTATTGGTGGACTTCCCAGAGATGTTTCCGAAATTGACCTCAAGAATCTTTGTGAATccattggtgaaatttttgag ATAAGAGTAATGAAAAATAGGGATACTGGTGAAAGCAAGGGTTTTGCTTTTGTGGCATTCAAAACAAAAGATGTTGCTCAAAAGGCCATTGAAGTACTACATAACAAAGAGTTCAAG GGAAGAACCTTAAGGTGTTCACTGTCAGAAACAAAATACCGATTGTTCATTGGCAACATCCCTAAGGTTTTGACTGATAATGACTTCAGAAAAGTCATTGATGACACTGGTCCTGGAGCCGAAACGATTGAGCTTATAAAG GATCCACATAATCCAAATCGTAATCGTGGGTTTGCTTTTGTTGAATATTACAATAATGCCTGTGCTGATTATTCAAGGCAAAAATTGTCTAATACTAGTTTTAAGCTAGAGGGCAATACCCCAACTGTCACCTGGGCTGATCCAAAGATCACACCTGATCATTCAGCTGCTGCTGCTCAG GTCAAGGCTCTTTATGTGAAGAACATACCTGAGAACACCTCTATTGAACAGTTGAAGGAACTGTTCCAGCAGCATGGGGAAGTCACTAAAGTCATTATGCCGCCTGCCAAAAGTGGAGGCAAACGGGATTTTGGCTTTGTCCATTATGCAGAGAGGTCAAGTGCTTTGAAGGCAATCAAAGAAACAGAAAAATATGATATTAATG GCCAAGTATTGGAAGTGGTCCTTGCAAAGCCTCAGAGCGAAAAGAAGTTTGATGTGGCTCATCATTCTCCCAGTTCTGCACCTCTTCCTAATTTTATCCCTCCTTCTGGGTATGGTGGTTTTCCCATGAATCCATTTGGCCAAGTAGCTCCTGGATACGGTGCGGTGGCTGGATTTCAGCAG GGGTCCAATGCCGGCAGGGATGCAGATGGTGCCAATGGTTCTCCCAGATGGGCAAATTGGCTATGTTCT TCAGCAGCCCGGCATACAGATGCCGCCAGTCCGACCTCGTAG